One stretch of Sulfurihydrogenibium sp. DNA includes these proteins:
- a CDS encoding endonuclease MutS2, translating to MRERDLESLEYRKFLNLLSSYTHNEITKNKINNLKPITNREFLEREIAKASEFESVFLKEGYFPLSEFPDITQAINLAKVEDSILSPKEIFEIGEILRVVKNVKSFLSNHTLNHLKKLFQNLTPLRELEKFITDSIDSDFTVKDSASKDLARIRKEIKEVEKLINNQLEKILNNPNYQDAIQEKLITLRRDRFVIPVKYNFSHRIKGIIQDRSSSGNTVYVEPFEVVPLNNKLTDLKLQENLEIRKILKFLTDIIRTKINFISNSFDALIEFDILYTKAKFSKAFNCRFPQIGESYQLYNAKHPIFLLKEKPFIPIDILLDEKRGLVITGPNTGGKTVALKTAGLLSLIFQSAIAIPVDEGSKIPIFNGIFIDIGDYQSIEENLSTYSAHIKNIKEMLDLADKNSLLLFDELIPGTDPDFASAIGIAILDYVKEKNIRVIATTHLKKIKAYVLNNDYFKIATVGFDKETLTPTYKIYYNAVGESMAFYIAQKLNLQEEIIEKAKSLISKDLLNFEELASKFSALISEYEEKIKEINQLKQQLELEKAKYENLAKQLEKDKKEKWKESLKEIQDFVEKIRQEGYEVLKEVKERQTGAPLEKFVKEKKEIKIKTEEESKAEEIKEGDVVRIKGKTQEGTVIAIREDKANVNFGGIKIWLPLSQLEKRPQKEEKTTFKITKSKTDITPSINLIGKTKEEAIKELERYIDKVILEGYATFKIIHGYGTGVLRNAVREYLDKLPFKLKYEDAPYHEGGLGVTMVRFEE from the coding sequence ATGAGAGAAAGAGATTTAGAAAGTTTAGAGTATAGAAAGTTTTTAAACCTACTTTCAAGCTATACCCATAACGAGATAACGAAAAATAAGATAAACAATCTAAAACCTATTACAAACAGAGAGTTTTTAGAGAGAGAAATAGCAAAAGCATCTGAGTTTGAATCTGTCTTTTTAAAGGAAGGATATTTTCCGCTATCAGAATTTCCTGACATTACCCAAGCAATAAACCTTGCAAAGGTTGAAGATAGTATTTTATCTCCTAAAGAGATTTTTGAAATCGGAGAAATTTTACGAGTAGTTAAGAATGTAAAATCTTTTTTATCAAACCATACTCTAAACCATCTTAAAAAGCTGTTTCAAAATCTTACTCCGCTTAGAGAGCTTGAAAAGTTTATCACAGACAGCATAGACTCAGACTTTACTGTAAAAGACAGTGCAAGTAAAGATTTAGCAAGGATTAGAAAAGAGATTAAAGAAGTTGAAAAGCTTATAAATAATCAGCTTGAAAAAATCTTGAATAATCCAAACTACCAAGACGCAATCCAAGAAAAGCTTATCACCTTAAGAAGAGATAGATTTGTCATTCCTGTAAAGTATAACTTTTCCCATAGAATAAAGGGCATCATTCAAGACAGGTCTTCTTCGGGAAATACGGTTTATGTAGAACCATTTGAAGTAGTACCGCTGAACAACAAACTCACAGATTTAAAACTCCAAGAAAACTTAGAAATTAGAAAAATACTGAAATTCTTAACAGACATAATTAGAACAAAAATTAACTTTATCTCAAACTCTTTTGATGCTTTGATTGAGTTTGACATCCTCTACACAAAAGCTAAATTTTCAAAAGCTTTTAACTGCAGATTTCCACAGATAGGAGAATCATATCAGCTTTACAATGCAAAACATCCTATATTCTTACTTAAAGAAAAGCCATTTATTCCAATAGATATTTTACTTGACGAAAAGAGAGGATTGGTAATTACAGGACCAAATACAGGCGGAAAGACAGTAGCATTAAAAACAGCAGGACTTTTATCTTTAATTTTTCAATCAGCCATAGCAATACCTGTTGATGAAGGAAGTAAAATTCCAATCTTTAACGGAATATTTATAGACATTGGAGACTATCAAAGTATAGAAGAAAATCTATCTACATACTCAGCACATATTAAAAACATAAAAGAGATGTTAGATTTAGCAGATAAAAACTCTCTTTTACTATTTGACGAGCTTATACCAGGAACAGACCCTGATTTTGCATCAGCCATTGGTATAGCAATTTTAGACTATGTAAAAGAAAAAAACATAAGAGTAATAGCAACTACACACTTAAAGAAAATAAAAGCTTATGTATTAAACAACGATTACTTTAAAATTGCAACAGTTGGATTTGACAAAGAAACCTTAACACCAACTTATAAAATTTATTACAATGCAGTAGGCGAAAGTATGGCGTTTTACATAGCCCAAAAGCTAAATTTACAAGAAGAAATCATAGAAAAAGCTAAGTCTTTAATATCTAAGGATTTACTAAATTTTGAAGAATTAGCATCTAAATTTTCAGCGTTAATATCAGAATATGAAGAAAAAATTAAAGAGATAAACCAGTTAAAACAGCAGTTAGAATTGGAAAAAGCAAAATACGAAAACTTAGCAAAACAGCTTGAAAAAGACAAAAAAGAAAAATGGAAAGAAAGCTTAAAAGAAATTCAAGATTTTGTAGAAAAAATAAGACAGGAAGGCTACGAAGTCTTAAAAGAAGTAAAAGAAAGACAAACCGGAGCACCATTAGAAAAATTTGTCAAAGAAAAGAAAGAAATTAAGATAAAAACAGAAGAAGAATCTAAGGCAGAAGAGATCAAAGAAGGTGATGTTGTAAGAATAAAAGGAAAAACTCAGGAAGGAACGGTTATTGCCATCAGAGAAGATAAGGCCAATGTAAACTTTGGCGGGATAAAAATATGGCTACCTTTAAGTCAGCTTGAAAAAAGACCACAAAAAGAAGAAAAAACAACCTTTAAAATAACCAAATCAAAAACAGATATAACCCCATCTATCAATCTAATTGGCAAGACAAAAGAAGAGGCTATAAAAGAGTTAGAAAGGTACATCGATAAAGTAATTCTTGAAGGCTATGCTACCTTTAAAATAATCCATGGTTATGGAACAGGTGTTTTAAGAAATGCAGTAAGAGAGTACTTAGACAAACTTCCGTTTAAGCTAAAATACGAAGATGCACCATATCACGAAGGTGGTCTTGGAGTAACCATGGTTAGATTTGAAGAGTAG
- a CDS encoding nucleotidyltransferase substrate binding protein — protein MMILKSSKASCRVFIPMKLEKLTKDLEKILLKLELEEKYGIICKSPKGCIREVFTQGLIEYDDYWLKIVDLRNSTVHIYSEYMADEVYEELPKVFVYLKTLYNKMRE, from the coding sequence ATGATGATTTTAAAAAGTAGCAAAGCAAGTTGTAGAGTATTTATACCCATGAAGTTAGAAAAACTTACAAAAGATTTAGAAAAAATTTTATTAAAATTAGAATTAGAAGAAAAATACGGCATTATTTGCAAATCTCCAAAAGGTTGTATAAGAGAAGTATTTACCCAAGGACTGATTGAATACGATGATTATTGGCTAAAAATAGTGGATTTACGTAATAGCACGGTCCACATATACAGCGAGTATATGGCAGATGAAGTTTATGAAGAGCTTCCAAAAGTATTTGTATACCTAAAAACACTTTATAACAAGATGAGAGAATGA
- the aspS gene encoding aspartate--tRNA ligase → MIDQLREFKRDYYCGDLNESNIGDEVRLLGWVDTVRDHGGVIFINLRDREGIVQVVFDPSKIGEELYNKAKKLKSEYVIGVRGRVNRRPAGTENPKMKTGNIEVAAEELLILNTSKALPFPIEDNIKVSEEVRLKYRYLDLRRPSMQRNIILRHEVYQAVREFLAGNGFIEVETPMLTKSTPEGARDFLVPSRLEKGKFYALPQSPQLFKQILMVAGLERYFQIAKCFRDEDLRADRQPEFTQIDLEMSFVTEDDVMTLSESLIQYVYKKVLGIDIKIPFRRMSYEEAINKYGTDKPDLRYGLELIDITDLAKEVEFKVFNDVAKSGGLVKGINIKGGSKFSRKEIDELTEYAKKFGAKGMAWVKLENGEATSPILKFFTEEQKQKLFSLMDAKDGDLLIFIADKKDITHKVLGFLRKHIAEKMNLIDNSRLEFLWVVDFPLFEWDEEENRLVAIHHPFTSPKDEDIDRLDEALNNPEIALSFKSKAYDMVLNGEEIGGGSIRIHTPYIQEKVFQLLNISEEEAKEKFGFLIEALSYGAPPHGGLAFGLDRILALMTGSESIRDVIAFPKTQKGICPLTGAPDYVSEKQLKEVGIKVEVDEE, encoded by the coding sequence ATGATAGACCAGCTTAGAGAATTTAAAAGAGATTACTACTGTGGAGATTTAAACGAATCAAATATAGGTGATGAAGTTAGACTTCTTGGTTGGGTTGACACTGTTAGAGACCATGGCGGAGTTATTTTTATAAATCTCAGAGACAGAGAGGGTATAGTTCAAGTAGTTTTTGACCCATCAAAAATTGGAGAAGAGTTATACAATAAAGCAAAAAAACTTAAATCAGAATACGTTATCGGTGTGAGAGGTAGAGTTAACAGAAGACCTGCAGGTACAGAAAATCCTAAAATGAAAACAGGAAACATAGAAGTAGCTGCTGAAGAGCTTTTAATCTTAAACACATCCAAGGCTTTACCTTTTCCAATAGAAGATAACATAAAAGTTAGCGAAGAAGTTAGATTAAAGTACAGATATTTAGACTTAAGAAGACCATCTATGCAAAGAAACATAATATTAAGACACGAAGTATATCAAGCGGTAAGAGAGTTTTTAGCTGGGAATGGATTTATTGAAGTAGAAACTCCAATGCTTACAAAATCAACACCTGAGGGAGCAAGAGACTTTTTAGTTCCATCAAGATTAGAAAAAGGCAAATTTTATGCACTTCCACAATCACCACAGCTATTTAAACAGATCTTAATGGTTGCAGGACTTGAAAGATACTTCCAAATAGCTAAATGTTTTAGAGATGAAGACCTAAGAGCAGACAGACAGCCAGAATTTACACAAATAGACTTAGAGATGTCTTTTGTAACAGAAGATGATGTGATGACTTTATCAGAATCTTTAATTCAGTATGTATACAAAAAAGTTCTTGGAATTGATATAAAAATTCCTTTTAGAAGAATGAGCTACGAAGAAGCTATAAATAAATACGGAACAGACAAGCCTGACTTAAGATATGGTTTAGAGCTTATAGATATTACGGATTTAGCAAAAGAAGTAGAATTTAAAGTATTTAACGATGTTGCAAAATCCGGCGGGCTTGTAAAAGGTATAAACATTAAAGGTGGGTCTAAATTTTCAAGAAAAGAAATTGATGAGCTTACAGAATACGCTAAAAAGTTTGGTGCCAAAGGAATGGCATGGGTTAAGCTTGAAAATGGAGAAGCTACTTCTCCAATCCTAAAATTCTTCACGGAAGAACAAAAACAAAAGTTATTTAGTCTTATGGACGCAAAAGATGGAGACTTGCTAATATTTATTGCAGATAAAAAAGATATTACTCACAAAGTTTTAGGATTTTTAAGAAAGCATATAGCAGAAAAAATGAATCTAATAGACAATAGCAGATTAGAGTTTTTATGGGTAGTTGATTTTCCACTTTTTGAATGGGACGAAGAAGAAAACAGACTTGTTGCAATACACCATCCGTTCACAAGTCCAAAAGACGAAGATATAGATAGATTGGACGAAGCATTAAACAATCCAGAAATTGCGCTTAGTTTTAAATCAAAAGCTTACGACATGGTTTTAAATGGTGAGGAGATAGGTGGGGGTTCAATAAGAATACATACGCCTTATATACAAGAAAAAGTATTCCAGCTTTTAAACATTTCAGAAGAAGAGGCAAAAGAAAAATTTGGGTTTTTAATAGAAGCTTTAAGCTACGGAGCACCACCACACGGGGGATTAGCTTTTGGTCTTGATAGAATTTTAGCACTTATGACAGGAAGCGAAAGCATAAGAGACGTAATCGCATTCCCTAAGACACAAAAAGGAATATGCCCGCTAACAGGAGCACCGGATTATGTTTCAGAAAAACAGCTTAAAGAAGTAGGAATAAAAGTGGAGGTGGATGAAGAATGA
- a CDS encoding rhodanese-like domain-containing protein, with product MIRKVFLTILLIFGFSFAYQDLNAKQFYEMMQKEKNVIILDVRTPQEYQEGHISNAINIPVQILGQQLDKLNNFKDKKILVYCRSGHRSAIASQILDKAGFKNVYNLKGGLFEWKASGLPLVK from the coding sequence ATGATAAGAAAGGTTTTTTTAACAATTTTATTAATTTTCGGATTTTCTTTTGCATACCAAGACCTAAACGCAAAGCAGTTTTATGAAATGATGCAAAAAGAGAAAAACGTGATAATTCTCGACGTCAGAACACCACAAGAGTACCAAGAAGGACATATAAGTAATGCAATCAACATTCCTGTCCAAATTTTAGGACAACAATTAGATAAACTTAATAACTTCAAAGATAAAAAAATTCTTGTATACTGTAGGTCTGGCCATAGAAGTGCGATCGCAAGCCAGATATTAGATAAAGCCGGATTTAAAAACGTATACAATCTAAAAGGTGGATTATTTGAGTGGAAAGCATCAGGATTACCATTGGTTAAGTAA
- a CDS encoding double zinc ribbon domain-containing protein, with the protein MDYLSGKHQDYHWLSKFKLLFNALFPRECVLCGDPFIFTNQNIVCDDCLSKFEKSESFFCRSCGKSGENTYPICEECKYDRKYSYIEAFTDYYEFGEILREYKFGKYKNLAYDIAKIIKEDFQKFVRQNQVQNILYIPISNKKLKERGFNHLKEILTYIFPKYLIKDYLIKIKETKLQVELNRAERFENLKDSFKLTVDKIDGNTLIFDDILTTGATLLEAYKTVKDKVNGNLYAYVITKV; encoded by the coding sequence GTGGATTATTTGAGTGGAAAGCATCAGGATTACCATTGGTTAAGTAAATTTAAGCTATTATTTAACGCACTTTTTCCAAGAGAATGTGTTTTATGTGGTGACCCTTTTATATTTACAAACCAAAACATTGTTTGTGATGATTGTTTATCAAAATTTGAAAAAAGCGAAAGCTTCTTTTGTAGAAGCTGCGGAAAGTCTGGAGAAAACACCTATCCAATATGTGAAGAATGTAAATATGATAGAAAATATTCTTACATAGAAGCTTTTACAGATTATTATGAATTTGGAGAGATTCTTAGAGAGTATAAGTTTGGTAAGTATAAAAATTTAGCTTACGATATAGCAAAAATCATTAAAGAAGACTTTCAAAAGTTCGTCAGACAAAACCAAGTACAAAATATTTTATACATTCCTATATCAAACAAAAAATTAAAAGAAAGAGGATTTAATCATTTAAAGGAAATTTTAACTTACATATTTCCAAAATATCTCATAAAAGATTATTTGATAAAAATCAAAGAGACAAAACTACAGGTTGAGTTAAATAGAGCAGAAAGGTTTGAAAATCTAAAAGATAGCTTTAAATTAACTGTTGACAAAATAGATGGAAATACGCTTATTTTTGATGACATTTTAACAACAGGTGCAACATTATTGGAAGCTTACAAAACAGTCAAAGATAAAGTTAATGGAAATCTGTACGCTTATGTAATCACAAAGGTTTGA
- a CDS encoding cation diffusion facilitator family transporter, whose protein sequence is MVYIENKLKERDINQNKNQLIIAIVLNILIVIIQVIFGLYSNSTSLITDAIHNFQDVISLIVSLIAILALSKKPTLEMTFGFLKAESMAGFVNSLILIITLIFIIYEATLRLIHPEEVKGLFVIIFGFIAFIVNLVSALILKHHHHHEEDDHHHHEDINIAAAYIHLLSDALLSLSVVIGGIFIYLFQISIIDPILSLIFSIYIFKETFPILKKKLQGFNGSNPI, encoded by the coding sequence ATGGTTTACATAGAAAATAAACTGAAAGAAAGAGATATAAATCAAAACAAAAACCAGCTAATAATTGCAATAGTATTAAACATTTTAATCGTCATAATTCAAGTTATTTTTGGCTTGTATTCAAACTCAACATCCTTAATCACTGATGCAATTCACAACTTTCAAGATGTTATTTCTTTAATTGTCAGCTTGATTGCCATTTTAGCCTTGTCAAAAAAACCAACCTTAGAGATGACTTTTGGCTTTTTAAAAGCTGAATCTATGGCCGGCTTTGTAAACAGTTTAATTTTAATAATAACGTTAATTTTTATTATTTATGAAGCTACGCTTAGATTGATTCATCCGGAAGAAGTTAAAGGTTTATTTGTCATAATCTTTGGATTTATAGCTTTTATAGTAAATCTAGTATCAGCATTAATTTTAAAACATCATCACCACCATGAAGAAGATGACCACCACCATCATGAGGATATAAACATTGCAGCTGCTTATATTCATCTTTTGAGTGATGCATTGTTATCCTTGTCTGTTGTGATTGGCGGAATTTTTATCTATCTTTTTCAAATAAGCATCATTGACCCAATCTTATCATTAATTTTCAGTATTTACATCTTTAAAGAAACTTTTCCCATTTTGAAAAAAAAGCTACAAGGTTTTAATGGAAGCAACCCCATCTAA
- a CDS encoding bis-aminopropyl spermidine synthase family protein codes for MAREVLDLIAKRASEKTNIKLYGRSVERVLAGLLTTSDFWKVVDLADQPVPATAEIVRQLVAEGIAKIENDEILLTEKGFNLVKELKIPPAVDYSCKACEGRGIPFYANLDWYHTFLQVTKDRPKAIQEYDQGSVTPETTVSRVLFLDSREDLRDRDILVMGAEDDLTGLAVALTRLPRRVLILDIDERSIDFDNRIFKELGIDNAEAIRFDLRNPFPEEWLKSFDVFITDPPETLKAFKAFIARGIAALRQEGSVGYFGLTLRDSSITRWHQFQKALINDYGMVITDIVQDFNTYMNWDYHAETKAQEVAPVNKVPTDIWYRSAWVRMEALPGFKGENVQITDEVFRELYLDEEGSTT; via the coding sequence TTGGCAAGAGAGGTTTTAGACTTAATCGCAAAAAGAGCATCAGAAAAGACAAATATTAAACTTTACGGAAGAAGTGTAGAAAGGGTGTTGGCCGGTCTTTTAACAACATCAGATTTTTGGAAAGTTGTAGACTTAGCTGACCAACCGGTACCGGCGACAGCGGAAATAGTAAGACAACTTGTAGCTGAAGGCATCGCAAAAATAGAAAACGATGAAATCTTATTAACAGAAAAAGGTTTTAATCTCGTAAAAGAGTTAAAAATACCACCGGCGGTTGATTATTCTTGTAAAGCTTGCGAAGGTAGAGGTATACCATTCTATGCAAATTTAGATTGGTATCATACATTTTTACAAGTTACAAAGGATAGACCGAAAGCAATTCAAGAGTATGACCAAGGCAGCGTTACACCGGAAACTACTGTATCAAGAGTTTTATTCTTAGATTCAAGAGAAGATTTAAGAGATAGAGATATTCTTGTTATGGGTGCTGAGGATGATTTAACAGGTTTGGCTGTAGCTTTAACAAGACTTCCAAGAAGAGTTTTAATCTTGGATATAGATGAAAGGTCTATAGATTTTGATAACAGAATCTTTAAAGAACTTGGTATAGACAATGCAGAAGCTATAAGATTTGATTTAAGAAATCCATTCCCGGAAGAATGGCTGAAATCTTTTGATGTATTTATCACAGACCCGCCAGAAACATTAAAAGCATTTAAAGCATTTATTGCAAGAGGTATTGCAGCGTTAAGACAAGAGGGTAGTGTTGGATACTTTGGATTAACATTAAGAGACTCTTCTATTACAAGATGGCATCAATTCCAAAAAGCTTTAATAAACGACTATGGAATGGTTATTACAGACATAGTTCAAGACTTTAACACATACATGAACTGGGACTATCATGCTGAGACAAAAGCTCAGGAAGTAGCACCGGTTAATAAAGTTCCAACAGATATATGGTATAGGTCTGCATGGGTAAGAATGGAAGCATTACCAGGCTTTAAAGGTGAAAACGTTCAAATCACTGACGAAGTTTTCAGGGAGTTATACTTAGACGAAGAGGGTTCAACTACTTAA
- the speE gene encoding polyamine aminopropyltransferase: MIWFTEYQTPNTGLTVKVKEAKTVKSKYQEILILDTYEYGKMLVLDGAVQTTERDEFIYHEMLTHPALIKHPNPERVLVIGGGDGGTIREVLKHPSVKEAHLCEIDEEVIKISKEYLPTISCELNNPKVQVFVEDGNKFLDERKNYYDVILLDLSDPVGPAEALFKREFYTKVKNALRENGIMAAQTESPFLQELYFKTAVNEIKQVFKYFGTYLAFIPSYPAGMWSFTLASDDVDILKYEESEFDKIKDLKTKYFCDKIYASLFSIPKFVSDLIK; the protein is encoded by the coding sequence TTGATCTGGTTTACTGAGTATCAAACACCAAACACAGGATTGACTGTAAAAGTTAAAGAAGCTAAAACAGTGAAATCAAAGTATCAGGAAATCTTGATCTTAGATACTTATGAGTATGGCAAAATGCTTGTTTTAGATGGTGCAGTTCAAACAACAGAAAGAGATGAGTTTATATATCATGAGATGCTTACACATCCTGCCTTGATAAAACATCCAAATCCAGAAAGAGTTCTTGTTATTGGTGGTGGTGATGGTGGAACAATTAGAGAAGTTTTAAAACATCCATCTGTTAAAGAAGCTCATTTATGTGAAATTGATGAAGAAGTTATAAAAATTTCAAAAGAGTATCTTCCTACAATTTCATGTGAACTAAACAATCCAAAAGTCCAAGTTTTTGTAGAAGATGGAAATAAGTTTTTAGATGAAAGAAAAAATTATTATGATGTTATACTGCTTGACCTGTCCGACCCAGTAGGTCCTGCAGAAGCTTTGTTTAAAAGAGAGTTTTATACTAAGGTTAAAAATGCACTTAGAGAAAATGGAATAATGGCAGCACAAACTGAATCTCCATTTTTACAAGAGCTTTATTTTAAGACAGCTGTAAATGAGATTAAGCAAGTATTTAAATACTTTGGAACCTATTTAGCATTTATTCCATCATATCCAGCTGGAATGTGGAGCTTTACGTTGGCGTCCGATGATGTTGATATTTTAAAGTATGAGGAAAGCGAGTTTGATAAGATTAAGGATTTGAAAACAAAATATTTTTGTGATAAAATATATGCTTCTTTATTTTCAATACCAAAATTTGTATCAGATTTAATTAAATAA